One genomic region from Pseudorca crassidens isolate mPseCra1 chromosome 11, mPseCra1.hap1, whole genome shotgun sequence encodes:
- the TNFRSF1A gene encoding tumor necrosis factor receptor superfamily member 1A isoform X1 — protein sequence MGLPTVPGLLLPLVLRALLVDVYPVGIHGLVPHPGDREKRESSCPQGKYSHPQNNSICCTKCHKGTYLYNDCPGPGLDTDCRVCARGTFTASENHLRQCLSCSKCRKEMFQVEIAPCAVDKDTVCGCRKNQYRKYWSETLFQCLNCSLCPNGTVHHSCKERQDTVCHCHVGFFLRDAECVSCAHCKNTECEKLCPALPVTSNNSQDPGTTVLLPLVIVFGLCLASFLLIVLACRYQRWKPKLYSIVCGQSAPVKEGEPEPLAPAPSFSPIPSFSPASSPTFTPCDPPWSNFRVTSLPREMAPPHQGAGPILPAPPASTPVPTPVQKWEASAHGAPSAPSAPAPLADADPATLYAVVDGVPPLRWKEFVRRLGLSDHEIERLELQNLRCLREAQYSMLAAWRRRTPRREATLELLGRVLRDMDLLGCLEDIEEALGGPAPLAPEPRLPR from the exons ATGGGCCTCCCCACCGTGCCTGGCCTGCTGCTGCCACTG GTGCTCCGGGCTCTGTTGGTGGATGTGTACCCCGTGGGGATTCATGGGCTGGTCCCTCACCCCGGGGAccgggagaagagagagagttcGTGTCCCCAAGGGAAATATAGCCACCctcaaaataattccatttgctgTACCAAGTGCCACAAAG GTACCTACCTGTACAATGATTGTCCGGGCCCGGGGCTGGACACGGACTGCAGGGTGTGTGCCCGCGGCACCTTTACCGCTTCGGAGAACCACCTCAGACAATGTCTGAGCTGCTCCAAGTGCCGGAAAG AAATGTTCCAGGTGGAGATTGCTCCTTGCGCAGTGGACAAGGATACCGTGTGTGGCTGCAGGAAGAACCAGTATCGGAAGTATTGGAGTGAAACTCTGTTCCAGTGTCTGAACTGCAGCCTCTGCCCCAACGGCACGGTGCACCACTCCT GCAAGGAGAGACAGGACACCGTCTGCCACTGCCACGTGGGGTTCTTTCTAAGAGATGCTGAGTGCGTCTCCTGTGCTCA CTGTAAGAACACGGAGTGCGAGAAGTTATGTCCAGCTCTACCTGTAACTAGTAACAACTCTCAGGACCCAG GCACCACAGTACTGTTGCCCCTGGTGATCGTATTTGGTCTTTGCCTGGCATCCTTCCTCCTCATTGTTTTAGCATGCCGATACCAGCGGTGGAAGCCCAAGCTCTACTCCATCG TTTGTGGGCAGTCGGCTCCTGTAAAGGAG ggggagccagagcccctggCCCCGGCCCCAAGCTTCAGTCCCATCCCGAGCTTCAGTCCTGCCTCCAGTCCCACCTTCACCCCCTGTGACCCCCCGTGGTCCAACTTCAGAGTCACATCTCTCCCCAGAGAGATGGCCCCGCCCCACCAAGGGGCTGGCCCCATCCTCCCTGCGCCTCCAGCCTCCACCCCCGTCCCCACCCCTGTGCAGAAGTGGGAGGCCAGCGCCCACGGCGCCCCCAGCGCCCCCAGCGCCCCCGCTCCGCTCGCAGATG CTGACCCCGCGACACTGTACGCTGTGGTGGACGGCGTGCCCCCGTTGCGCTGGAAGGAGTTCGTGCGGCGGCTGGGGCTGAGTGATCACGAAATCGAGCGGCTGGAGCTGCAGAACTTGCGCTGCCTGCGCGAGGCGCAGTACAGCATGCTGGCGGCCTGGCGGCGGCGCACCCCGCGGCGCGAGGCCACGCTGGAGCTGCTGGGCCGCGTGCTCCGCGACATGGACCTGCTCGGCTGCCTGGAGGACATCGAGGAAGCGCTGGGCGGCCCCGCCCCCCTCGCGCCCGAGCCCCGCCTTCCCCGATGA
- the TNFRSF1A gene encoding tumor necrosis factor receptor superfamily member 1A isoform X2, whose amino-acid sequence MFQVEIAPCAVDKDTVCGCRKNQYRKYWSETLFQCLNCSLCPNGTVHHSCKERQDTVCHCHVGFFLRDAECVSCAHCKNTECEKLCPALPVTSNNSQDPGTTVLLPLVIVFGLCLASFLLIVLACRYQRWKPKLYSIVCGQSAPVKEGEPEPLAPAPSFSPIPSFSPASSPTFTPCDPPWSNFRVTSLPREMAPPHQGAGPILPAPPASTPVPTPVQKWEASAHGAPSAPSAPAPLADADPATLYAVVDGVPPLRWKEFVRRLGLSDHEIERLELQNLRCLREAQYSMLAAWRRRTPRREATLELLGRVLRDMDLLGCLEDIEEALGGPAPLAPEPRLPR is encoded by the exons ATGTTCCAGGTGGAGATTGCTCCTTGCGCAGTGGACAAGGATACCGTGTGTGGCTGCAGGAAGAACCAGTATCGGAAGTATTGGAGTGAAACTCTGTTCCAGTGTCTGAACTGCAGCCTCTGCCCCAACGGCACGGTGCACCACTCCT GCAAGGAGAGACAGGACACCGTCTGCCACTGCCACGTGGGGTTCTTTCTAAGAGATGCTGAGTGCGTCTCCTGTGCTCA CTGTAAGAACACGGAGTGCGAGAAGTTATGTCCAGCTCTACCTGTAACTAGTAACAACTCTCAGGACCCAG GCACCACAGTACTGTTGCCCCTGGTGATCGTATTTGGTCTTTGCCTGGCATCCTTCCTCCTCATTGTTTTAGCATGCCGATACCAGCGGTGGAAGCCCAAGCTCTACTCCATCG TTTGTGGGCAGTCGGCTCCTGTAAAGGAG ggggagccagagcccctggCCCCGGCCCCAAGCTTCAGTCCCATCCCGAGCTTCAGTCCTGCCTCCAGTCCCACCTTCACCCCCTGTGACCCCCCGTGGTCCAACTTCAGAGTCACATCTCTCCCCAGAGAGATGGCCCCGCCCCACCAAGGGGCTGGCCCCATCCTCCCTGCGCCTCCAGCCTCCACCCCCGTCCCCACCCCTGTGCAGAAGTGGGAGGCCAGCGCCCACGGCGCCCCCAGCGCCCCCAGCGCCCCCGCTCCGCTCGCAGATG CTGACCCCGCGACACTGTACGCTGTGGTGGACGGCGTGCCCCCGTTGCGCTGGAAGGAGTTCGTGCGGCGGCTGGGGCTGAGTGATCACGAAATCGAGCGGCTGGAGCTGCAGAACTTGCGCTGCCTGCGCGAGGCGCAGTACAGCATGCTGGCGGCCTGGCGGCGGCGCACCCCGCGGCGCGAGGCCACGCTGGAGCTGCTGGGCCGCGTGCTCCGCGACATGGACCTGCTCGGCTGCCTGGAGGACATCGAGGAAGCGCTGGGCGGCCCCGCCCCCCTCGCGCCCGAGCCCCGCCTTCCCCGATGA